A genomic segment from Diospyros lotus cultivar Yz01 chromosome 5, ASM1463336v1, whole genome shotgun sequence encodes:
- the LOC127801282 gene encoding uncharacterized protein LOC127801282 translates to MASLSGAEERTINAVCEQMKVSFMSVDQLSNIRERDKRQSFQGDVQGGADAAASGIYETVRSEVRRAISDMQNDIENAMRRNNATANLSSSVADVPPDLVNPGAVELLLDIRREYARKLEESQERATKLRADLAVEEHRGQELNRILKELLPDPKISNRQKSRVGRKNSSERKKMSKRLTEEAMAYFDECVSISTFDSSDFSAPEDLPLNLIGATTTVVGVGGAASLAQGSPSIWSSCSLNSHPNHKQESASCDLFVHSRLDSGLTATSSSNEPSKTKPV, encoded by the exons ATGGCTTCTTTGTCGGGAGCTGAAGAGAGAACCATAAACGCAGTCTGTGAACAGATGAAGGTTAGCTTCATGTCTGTTGATCAGTTATCAAAcatcagagagagagacaaaagaCAG TCATTCCAGGGAGATGTTCAGGGTGGAGCTGATGCTGCTGCAAGTGGAATATATGAAACAGTTCGATCTGAAGTAAGACGTGCCATCTCAGATATGCAAAATGACATTGAAAAT GCTATGCGAAGAAACAATGCTACTGCTAATTTATCTTCAAGTGTTGCTGATGTTCCTCCAGATTTGGTAAATCCTGGGGCTGTTGAACTATTATTGGACATCAGAAGGGAATATGCCAGAAAGCTTGAGGAG TCCCAGGAACGGGCTACAAAACTTCGAGCAGACTTGGCTGTTGAGGAACACCGTGGCCAAGAATTGAATAGGATACTTAAGGAGTTACTTCCAGATCCGAAGATAAGTAATCGGCAGAAATCTCGTGTTGGAAGAAAA AATAGCagtgaaagaaaaaagatgtcAAAACGCCTGACAGAAGAAGCTATGGCTTATTTTGACGAGTGTGTGTCCATATCAACATTTGATAGCTCTGATTTCTCAGCACCTGAAGATCTGCCTCTCAATTTAATTGGAGCAACTACAACAGTGGTGGGGGTGGGTGGGGCTGCATCTTTAGCCCAAGGAAGCCCTAGTATTTGGAGCTCCTGCTCCCTAAACAGTCACCCAAACCATAAGCAG GAATCAGCTTCTTGCGATCTGTTCGTGCATAGCCGCCTGGATTCTGGTTTAACAGCTACCAGCAGTAGTAACGAACCTTCGAAAACCAAGCCAGTGTAG